One window from the genome of Thermus sediminis encodes:
- a CDS encoding cold-shock protein: MQKGRVKWFNAEKGYGFIEREGDTDVFVHFSAINAKGFRTLNEGDIVTFDVEPGKNGKGPQAVNVTVVEPARR; the protein is encoded by the coding sequence ATGCAGAAGGGTCGGGTCAAGTGGTTCAACGCGGAGAAGGGCTACGGCTTCATTGAGCGCGAGGGGGACACCGACGTGTTCGTCCACTTCAGCGCCATCAACGCCAAGGGGTTCCGCACCCTGAATGAGGGCGACATCGTCACCTTTGACGTGGAGCCGGGCAAGAACGGCAAGGGCCCCCAGGCGGTGAACGTCACCGTGGTGGAGCCGGCCCGCAGGTAA
- a CDS encoding DnaJ C-terminal domain-containing protein — protein sequence MKDYYAILGVSREATQEEIKRAYRKLALEYHPDRHPGDKAMEERFKEINEAYAVLSDPEKRAQYDRGLLGAPEFSAQDLFDLFAQVFGFRPSRVAPRGEDLEALVEVALGDLLEGKEVEVPFSRLGPCEACSGQGGRRVVCPTCGGRGVVESYQRGFFGTLVNRTACPHCKGQGFLLKEACPTCQGRGRVPREERVRVRIPPGMDEGQLLRVPGYGNLGPGGPGDLYLRLRVKPHPHLERRGADLVYRLKLGLAQAALGTRVEVPGLSGPIPLDIPPGTGHGEVFVLPGEGLPHPGGRGALRVEVELAVPKKLSKRARELLRAYAEEVGEAVAPEGLWDRLKGFFHK from the coding sequence ATGAAGGACTACTACGCCATCCTGGGGGTGAGCCGGGAGGCCACCCAGGAGGAGATCAAGCGGGCCTACCGCAAGCTGGCCCTGGAGTACCACCCCGACCGCCACCCCGGGGACAAGGCCATGGAGGAGCGGTTCAAGGAGATCAACGAGGCTTACGCCGTCCTCTCCGATCCCGAGAAGCGGGCCCAGTACGACCGGGGGCTTCTGGGGGCGCCAGAGTTCTCCGCCCAGGACCTCTTTGACCTCTTCGCCCAGGTCTTCGGCTTTCGCCCTAGCCGGGTGGCCCCAAGAGGGGAGGACCTGGAGGCCCTGGTGGAGGTGGCGCTAGGAGACCTCCTGGAAGGCAAGGAGGTGGAGGTCCCCTTTAGCCGCCTGGGGCCCTGTGAGGCCTGCTCGGGCCAAGGGGGCAGGCGGGTGGTCTGCCCCACCTGCGGGGGCAGGGGGGTGGTGGAGAGTTACCAGAGGGGCTTCTTCGGCACCCTGGTAAACCGCACCGCCTGCCCCCACTGCAAGGGCCAAGGCTTCCTCCTGAAGGAGGCCTGCCCCACCTGCCAGGGCCGGGGCCGGGTACCCCGGGAAGAAAGGGTGCGGGTGCGGATCCCCCCGGGCATGGACGAGGGCCAGCTCCTCCGGGTGCCGGGCTACGGCAACCTGGGGCCCGGAGGCCCTGGGGACCTCTACCTGCGCCTCAGGGTGAAGCCCCATCCCCATTTGGAGCGGCGGGGGGCAGACCTGGTCTACCGCTTGAAGCTAGGCCTGGCCCAGGCCGCCCTGGGCACCCGGGTGGAGGTGCCGGGGCTCTCCGGCCCCATTCCCCTGGACATCCCCCCGGGGACGGGGCACGGGGAGGTGTTCGTTCTACCCGGCGAGGGGCTTCCCCATCCTGGGGGGCGGGGGGCTTTGCGGGTGGAGGTGGAGCTCGCCGTGCCCAAAAAGCTCTCCAAGAGGGCCAGGGAGCTCCTTAGGGCCTACGCGGAAGAGGTGGGGGAGGCCGTGGCCCCCGAGGGCCTCTGGGACCGGCTCAAAGGGTTCTTCCACAAATAG
- a CDS encoding aminotransferase class V-fold PLP-dependent enzyme, whose product MLLLTPGPTPIPERVQKALLRPMRGHLDPEVLAVNRAIQARLGALFDPGEGALLAALAGSGSLGMEAGLANLDRGPVLVPVNGAFSQRVAKMAALYGLEPTVLEFSPEEAVDPEAVEKELRRRRYRMVALVHGETSTGVLNPAEAVGALAKEAGALFFLDAVTTLGMLPFSMRRMGVDYAFTGSQKCLSAPPGLAPIALSREGRRAFTGRRGWYLDLARVAEHWEGGGYHHTTPVLLHYALLEALDLALEEGIEARERRARETHAWLLEELLARGFRPYPKGSFLPTVLVVRPPEGVEADRLVKALYREGVAVAGGIGPTQGRVLRLGLMGEEARKEPYRVFLQALDRVLALA is encoded by the coding sequence ATGCTCCTGCTGACCCCTGGACCCACCCCTATCCCCGAACGGGTGCAGAAGGCCCTCCTCCGTCCCATGCGGGGACACCTGGACCCCGAGGTTCTGGCGGTGAACCGGGCCATCCAAGCGCGACTTGGGGCCCTCTTTGACCCTGGGGAAGGGGCCCTGTTGGCCGCCTTGGCGGGCTCGGGAAGCTTAGGCATGGAGGCGGGGCTGGCCAACCTGGACCGGGGGCCGGTTCTGGTACCCGTGAACGGGGCCTTTTCCCAAAGGGTGGCGAAGATGGCCGCCCTCTACGGCCTGGAGCCTACGGTCTTGGAGTTCTCCCCGGAGGAGGCCGTGGATCCCGAGGCGGTGGAAAAGGAGCTCCGGCGAAGGCGCTACCGCATGGTGGCCCTGGTCCACGGGGAGACCTCCACCGGGGTCCTGAACCCCGCCGAGGCCGTGGGGGCCCTGGCCAAGGAGGCCGGGGCCCTCTTCTTTCTGGACGCGGTGACCACCTTGGGGATGCTCCCCTTCTCCATGCGGCGGATGGGGGTGGACTACGCCTTCACCGGAAGCCAGAAGTGCCTCTCCGCCCCCCCGGGCCTGGCCCCCATCGCCCTGAGCCGGGAGGGGCGGCGGGCCTTCACGGGCAGGCGGGGCTGGTACCTGGACCTCGCCCGGGTGGCGGAGCACTGGGAGGGGGGCGGGTACCACCACACTACCCCGGTCCTCCTGCACTACGCCCTCCTCGAGGCCCTGGACCTGGCCCTGGAGGAGGGAATAGAGGCCCGGGAGAGGCGGGCCAGGGAGACCCACGCCTGGCTTCTGGAGGAGCTCCTCGCCCGGGGCTTCCGCCCCTACCCCAAGGGAAGCTTCCTCCCCACCGTCTTGGTGGTGCGTCCTCCCGAGGGGGTAGAGGCAGACCGTCTGGTCAAGGCCCTTTACCGCGAGGGTGTAGCCGTGGCTGGGGGGATCGGCCCCACCCAGGGGCGGGTGCTCCGCCTGGGCCTCATGGGGGAGGAAGCCAGGAAGGAGCCCTATCGGGTCTTTCTACAGGCCCTGGACCGGGTCCTGGCCCTAGCGTAG
- a CDS encoding undecaprenyl-diphosphate phosphatase yields the protein MVRMSAWEALLLGVVEGLTEFLPVSSTGHLTLLFHLLGLPIAEDDFLKTFLIAIQLGAILAILLLYGRRFLVDRALWLRIGVALLPTGLMGFLFYPLIKGEILGNDGIVVFFLFFVGLVLLLADRLAERARYRDVRELPLWQVAWIGFFQGLAALFPGTSRSGATILGGLLMGLGRKGAAEFSFLLALPTMLAAVGYDLLQSAETVPEGGWELLLLGFSAALITAFLTVRWMLSFVERYGFRPFAYYRMALALVYAHFFLR from the coding sequence ATGGTCCGCATGAGCGCTTGGGAAGCCCTTCTCCTTGGGGTGGTGGAGGGGCTCACGGAGTTCCTGCCCGTCTCTTCCACCGGCCACCTGACCCTGCTCTTTCACCTCCTGGGCCTCCCCATCGCGGAGGACGACTTTCTGAAAACCTTCCTCATCGCCATCCAGCTGGGGGCCATCCTGGCCATCCTCCTCCTCTACGGCAGGCGGTTTTTGGTGGACCGGGCGCTTTGGCTCCGCATCGGGGTAGCCCTCCTGCCCACGGGCCTCATGGGGTTCCTCTTCTACCCCCTTATCAAGGGGGAGATCCTGGGCAACGACGGGATCGTGGTCTTCTTCCTTTTCTTCGTGGGCCTGGTCCTCCTCCTCGCCGACCGCCTAGCGGAGCGGGCCCGCTACCGGGACGTGAGGGAGCTTCCCCTTTGGCAGGTGGCCTGGATCGGCTTCTTCCAGGGCCTGGCTGCCCTCTTCCCCGGCACCAGCCGGAGCGGGGCCACCATCCTAGGGGGGCTGCTCATGGGCCTTGGCCGCAAGGGGGCAGCGGAGTTCAGCTTCCTCCTGGCCCTGCCCACGATGCTAGCGGCGGTGGGCTACGACCTTTTACAGAGCGCCGAGACCGTACCAGAAGGAGGGTGGGAGCTCCTCCTCCTGGGGTTTTCCGCTGCCCTCATCACCGCCTTCCTCACCGTACGCTGGATGCTCTCCTTCGTGGAGCGCTATGGCTTCCGGCCCTTCGCTTACTACCGCATGGCCTTGGCCTTGGTCTACGCCCACTTCTTCCTACGCTAG
- the ispD gene encoding 2-C-methyl-D-erythritol 4-phosphate cytidylyltransferase, with protein sequence MGGVEVSVLIPAAGNGKRLGLGPKAFLRVAGRTLLEWALLPFGEAAEVLVALPPGTEPPGAFRATFLEGGRTRQESVARLLEAASLPVVLVHDVARPFVSRSLVHRVWEAARLQGAVAPVLPVPDTLVRPEGAQYGEVVPREDFRLVQTPQGFFTALLREAHAYAGKRGLSATDDAQLVRALGYPVALVEGERTAFKVTYREDLLLAEAVARVWNAWPRPR encoded by the coding sequence ATGGGAGGGGTGGAGGTTTCCGTCCTGATCCCCGCCGCTGGCAACGGAAAGAGGCTGGGCCTGGGGCCCAAGGCCTTCCTCCGGGTGGCCGGGAGGACCCTTTTGGAGTGGGCCCTCCTGCCCTTCGGGGAGGCGGCCGAGGTCCTGGTGGCCCTGCCCCCTGGGACGGAGCCCCCCGGCGCCTTCCGGGCTACCTTTCTAGAGGGGGGAAGGACCAGGCAGGAGTCCGTGGCCCGCCTCCTCGAGGCGGCGAGCCTCCCCGTGGTCCTGGTCCACGACGTGGCCCGCCCCTTCGTGAGCCGGAGCTTGGTCCACAGGGTCTGGGAGGCCGCCCGTCTCCAGGGGGCGGTGGCACCCGTGTTGCCGGTGCCCGACACCCTGGTCCGCCCCGAGGGGGCCCAGTACGGGGAGGTGGTGCCCCGGGAGGACTTCCGCCTGGTCCAGACCCCCCAGGGCTTCTTCACCGCTCTGTTGCGCGAAGCCCACGCCTACGCCGGGAAGCGGGGCCTCTCCGCCACCGACGACGCCCAGCTGGTGCGGGCCCTAGGCTACCCCGTGGCCCTGGTGGAGGGGGAGCGGACGGCCTTCAAGGTCACCTACCGGGAGGACCTCCTCCTGGCGGAGGCGGTGGCGAGGGTATGGAACGCCTGGCCCCGGCCAAGGTGA
- the ispE gene encoding 4-(cytidine 5'-diphospho)-2-C-methyl-D-erythritol kinase, translating into MERLAPAKVNLGLSLLGRRPDGYHELHTLFAALSFGDRVVVEPIPEGIEFRGRYGRRNLAYRAAEAYLERAGWPGGVRILLEKELPEGAGLGGGSSDAAQVLLVLKELYPAEVDLPALALSLGADVPFFLQGGVAEARGVGERLEPRALPPLPVVVFGPGLRLPTPLVYREVKPHDFAPELPVVEILGALAREEEPPYWNSLEGPAFRLHPELKEVKSRLKALGLYGVLMSGSGSAFYGFARDLEHAKRAVEALKRTGYARYGTLGGGNGAYRHLGRVLSGGLRGA; encoded by the coding sequence ATGGAACGCCTGGCCCCGGCCAAGGTGAACCTGGGCCTCTCCCTCTTGGGGAGGCGGCCCGACGGCTACCACGAGCTCCACACCCTCTTCGCCGCCCTCTCCTTCGGGGACCGGGTGGTGGTGGAGCCCATCCCCGAGGGCATAGAGTTCCGCGGCCGCTACGGGCGGAGGAACCTGGCCTACCGGGCGGCGGAGGCCTACCTGGAAAGGGCGGGCTGGCCCGGGGGGGTGAGGATCCTCCTGGAGAAGGAGCTTCCCGAGGGGGCGGGCCTCGGTGGGGGGAGCTCGGACGCGGCCCAGGTGCTCCTGGTCCTGAAGGAGCTCTACCCGGCGGAGGTGGACCTCCCTGCCCTGGCTCTCTCCTTGGGGGCGGACGTGCCCTTCTTCCTCCAGGGAGGGGTGGCCGAGGCCCGGGGGGTAGGGGAGCGCCTGGAGCCCAGGGCCCTCCCCCCTTTGCCGGTGGTCGTCTTCGGCCCTGGCCTCCGCCTACCCACGCCCTTGGTGTACCGGGAGGTGAAGCCCCATGACTTCGCCCCCGAGCTTCCGGTGGTGGAAATCCTGGGGGCTTTGGCCCGGGAGGAGGAGCCCCCCTACTGGAATAGCCTGGAGGGGCCCGCCTTCCGCCTCCACCCCGAGCTTAAGGAGGTCAAGTCCAGGCTAAAGGCCCTCGGGCTTTACGGGGTCTTGATGTCGGGCTCCGGGAGCGCCTTCTACGGTTTTGCCCGGGACCTGGAACACGCCAAGCGGGCGGTGGAGGCCCTGAAGCGCACAGGCTACGCCCGCTATGGGACCCTAGGAGGTGGTAATGGGGCTTATCGACACCTTGGAAGGGTGCTTTCCGGAGGCCTTAGAGGCGCTTAG
- a CDS encoding CarD family transcriptional regulator: MKEFRPGDKVVLPPYGVGVVAGIAQRSVSGISRAYYQVDFPGSRSKAYVPVEAPQSVGMRKALAPEEVPVILDLLKNGRMPLPRQWAARHRKTSEILADGNPYRIAQMAGQLRAWELERGLPDLDRQALRRAIYLLAEEVSQTLEITVQEAKCLFEEAWGEELN; this comes from the coding sequence GTGAAAGAGTTCCGTCCCGGCGACAAGGTGGTCCTGCCCCCTTACGGGGTGGGCGTGGTGGCGGGCATAGCCCAAAGGAGCGTAAGCGGCATAAGCCGGGCCTACTACCAAGTGGACTTCCCCGGCTCCCGCTCCAAGGCTTACGTCCCCGTGGAGGCTCCTCAGAGCGTGGGCATGCGCAAGGCCCTGGCTCCCGAGGAGGTCCCGGTGATCCTGGACCTCCTAAAAAACGGGCGCATGCCCCTGCCCAGGCAGTGGGCCGCCCGGCACCGCAAGACCAGCGAGATCCTGGCGGACGGAAACCCTTACCGCATCGCCCAGATGGCGGGGCAGCTTCGGGCTTGGGAACTGGAGCGGGGCCTGCCCGACCTAGACCGGCAGGCCCTGAGGCGGGCCATCTACCTCTTGGCGGAGGAGGTGTCCCAGACCCTGGAAATCACGGTGCAGGAGGCCAAGTGCCTCTTTGAGGAGGCCTGGGGAGAGGAGCTAAACTGA
- a CDS encoding TetR/AcrR family transcriptional regulator, producing the protein MVSLPGILTKGKREAILQATLEVLREKGLSGLKMEDVARKAEVGKGTIYLYFRDKKDLLKSLVEERTWAFYREVEGIVRLEAPFFVRLARLLERRLAWIAEWRGLWAAVAREAVADPTPWLRGLHQNYLDLLEELVASGQEEGTVRRELSPKATAAVIAALGCNPHLEVEAYLEHLLLVFQKGVAP; encoded by the coding sequence ATGGTGTCCCTTCCGGGAATCTTGACCAAGGGCAAGCGGGAAGCCATCCTCCAGGCCACTCTGGAAGTCCTCCGGGAAAAGGGGCTTTCCGGCCTAAAGATGGAGGACGTGGCCCGCAAGGCCGAGGTGGGGAAGGGAACCATCTACCTCTACTTCCGCGACAAGAAGGACCTCCTCAAGAGCCTGGTGGAAGAGCGGACCTGGGCCTTCTACCGGGAGGTGGAGGGGATTGTGCGCCTGGAAGCGCCCTTTTTTGTACGGCTTGCGCGCCTTTTGGAAAGGCGGCTGGCCTGGATCGCGGAGTGGAGGGGCCTGTGGGCGGCGGTGGCTAGGGAGGCCGTGGCGGACCCTACCCCCTGGCTTAGGGGGCTCCACCAGAACTACCTGGACCTCCTGGAGGAGCTCGTGGCAAGCGGCCAGGAGGAGGGTACGGTCCGAAGGGAGCTTTCCCCCAAGGCCACGGCTGCGGTGATCGCCGCCTTGGGGTGCAACCCCCATCTGGAGGTGGAAGCGTATTTGGAGCACCTGCTCCTGGTGTTCCAGAAAGGAGTCGCGCCGTGA
- a CDS encoding type 1 glutamine amidotransferase family protein, protein MRQGFFAFLTADPLRGALRAVEARLLEEARGEALFLVPYSLRDLAEAWRLAYRDLGLKRGRVRYLRRREEAFDPDIAQEVAESRLVLMATEGLPEFLELVRGSLVLQALLEAHRQGGGVLALGEAGGLLGEAAFYPLEGEVRAALGLALLRGLALLPRVEERGRFLALSQLVADNPDLVGLGLLENTALRLLRGLGEVWAGGVTLVDAGGAEFTGRGVRGLRVDVLSAGERFPLPVL, encoded by the coding sequence ATGCGCCAGGGCTTCTTCGCCTTTCTCACCGCTGACCCCTTGCGCGGGGCCTTGCGCGCCGTGGAGGCTAGGCTCCTGGAGGAGGCCCGCGGAGAGGCCCTCTTCCTGGTGCCTTACTCCTTGCGGGATCTGGCCGAGGCCTGGAGGCTGGCCTACCGGGACCTGGGCCTCAAGCGGGGCCGGGTGCGCTACCTCAGGCGGCGGGAGGAGGCCTTTGACCCCGACATAGCCCAGGAAGTGGCGGAAAGCCGTCTGGTCCTTATGGCCACGGAGGGCTTGCCGGAGTTTTTGGAACTTGTCCGGGGAAGCTTGGTCCTGCAGGCTCTCCTGGAGGCACACCGCCAGGGGGGTGGGGTGCTGGCCCTGGGGGAGGCTGGGGGTCTCCTTGGGGAGGCGGCCTTCTATCCCCTCGAGGGAGAGGTGCGGGCGGCCTTGGGCCTGGCCCTCCTCCGGGGGTTGGCCCTCCTGCCCCGGGTGGAGGAGCGGGGGCGCTTCCTGGCCCTTTCCCAATTGGTGGCCGACAACCCCGACCTGGTGGGCCTGGGGCTTTTGGAGAACACGGCGCTGCGCCTCCTGAGGGGCCTGGGGGAGGTCTGGGCGGGTGGGGTGACCCTGGTGGATGCGGGCGGGGCGGAGTTCACGGGCCGGGGGGTCCGGGGGCTTCGGGTGGACGTCCTCTCGGCGGGGGAGCGCTTCCCCCTCCCAGTCCTGTAG
- a CDS encoding metal-binding protein, protein MPAGRVHEAINLTALGLGGIAYLAYGGPLEDPRALAFALSYLTGTFLLSPDLDLAEKGVRAKRRWGVLGFLWRPYGWLFRHRGLSHTWILGPLTRLGYLFFLLFLLYGFFSGMAALLGASFALVLPPLPSGVLWWGLLGYYLSQWLHLLADGIYPDHDLKRLRRPR, encoded by the coding sequence ATGCCCGCGGGACGGGTGCACGAGGCCATCAACCTGACGGCCTTGGGCCTGGGGGGGATCGCCTACTTGGCCTACGGGGGCCCGCTGGAAGACCCTCGGGCTCTGGCCTTCGCCTTGAGCTACCTTACAGGTACCTTCCTCCTTTCCCCCGACCTGGACCTGGCGGAGAAGGGGGTGCGGGCCAAAAGGCGGTGGGGGGTGCTGGGCTTTCTCTGGCGGCCCTACGGGTGGCTGTTCCGCCACCGGGGCCTTTCCCACACCTGGATCCTGGGCCCCTTGACCCGCTTGGGCTATCTGTTTTTTCTCCTTTTCCTCCTCTACGGCTTCTTCAGCGGGATGGCTGCCCTCTTGGGGGCCTCCTTTGCCCTGGTTCTCCCCCCTCTGCCCTCAGGGGTTCTTTGGTGGGGGCTTCTTGGGTACTACCTTTCCCAGTGGCTCCACCTCCTGGCGGACGGAATCTATCCCGACCATGACCTGAAGCGGCTTAGGCGGCCAAGGTAA
- a CDS encoding TlpA family protein disulfide reductase, whose protein sequence is MGRIWLLALFTLWGAALAVRPGEPIPSFSLLDPAGNPVTWETMKKPAVIVFWASWCPVCRAEFPGLHQVAQETKVPFYVISAEPRDTRQVVLSYMRAYPRFIPLLASAKDRPHEVAARFRVLGHPWTFVVDGEGKVVALFAGRAGREALLDALLLAGADLP, encoded by the coding sequence ATGGGCAGAATCTGGCTTTTGGCCCTTTTTACCCTTTGGGGGGCGGCCTTGGCGGTGAGGCCAGGGGAGCCCATCCCTAGCTTCTCCCTTCTGGACCCGGCTGGGAACCCGGTTACCTGGGAGACCATGAAGAAACCGGCGGTGATCGTCTTCTGGGCCAGCTGGTGCCCGGTGTGCCGGGCGGAGTTCCCCGGCCTCCACCAGGTGGCCCAGGAGACCAAGGTGCCCTTCTACGTCATTAGCGCCGAACCTAGGGACACCAGGCAGGTGGTCCTCAGCTACATGAGGGCCTACCCCCGGTTCATCCCCCTCCTGGCCTCGGCCAAGGACCGGCCCCACGAGGTGGCGGCCCGCTTCCGGGTCCTGGGCCATCCCTGGACCTTCGTGGTGGACGGGGAGGGGAAAGTGGTGGCCCTCTTCGCGGGGCGCGCTGGGCGCGAAGCCCTTCTAGACGCCCTCCTCCTCGCTGGGGCGGACCTGCCATAG
- the tsaE gene encoding tRNA (adenosine(37)-N6)-threonylcarbamoyltransferase complex ATPase subunit type 1 TsaE — MRLLLSRTLHTLEDTRALAQEVLPLMPPGGVVALTGPLGAGKTTFVRFLAEALGFRGRVTSPSYTLIHAYPTPEGLLVHADLYRLEDPKPLLPQLLAAEEEARLTLVEWGEPETLEADFLLRLIPEGEARRAELWQVRPSEEEGV, encoded by the coding sequence ATGCGGCTTCTCCTCTCGCGAACCCTCCACACCCTCGAGGACACCCGGGCCCTGGCCCAGGAGGTCCTCCCCCTTATGCCCCCAGGGGGGGTGGTGGCCCTAACGGGCCCCCTGGGGGCGGGCAAGACCACCTTCGTCCGTTTCTTGGCCGAGGCCCTAGGCTTTAGGGGCCGGGTCACCAGCCCCAGCTACACCCTCATCCACGCCTACCCCACCCCAGAGGGCCTTCTGGTCCACGCAGACCTCTACCGCCTAGAGGACCCCAAACCCCTCCTTCCCCAGCTCCTGGCTGCGGAAGAGGAGGCCCGGCTCACCTTGGTGGAGTGGGGAGAGCCAGAAACCCTAGAGGCGGACTTCCTGCTCCGCCTCATCCCAGAAGGGGAGGCCCGGCGGGCGGAGCTATGGCAGGTCCGCCCCAGCGAGGAGGAGGGCGTCTAG
- a CDS encoding cytochrome c3 family protein, whose product MRRRNRWVRTLFWGTVVGIFALLGVVLSGVAVGAFEQRTLPVEQPVPFSHAFHAGGLGLSCRYCHAAVEHAAYAGLPPTETCMACHTFIKPDSPNLAPVRRSWETGEPVRWNRVINLPDFVYFHHGAHVAKGVGCAECHGRVDRMPVTYQPQAFTMKFCLDCHRNPEAYLRPREQVFNMAYQPDPELGRELVEAYAIRSPEALISCNTCHR is encoded by the coding sequence ATGCGGCGGAGGAACCGTTGGGTCAGAACCCTGTTTTGGGGAACGGTGGTAGGGATATTCGCTCTCCTGGGGGTGGTCTTATCCGGGGTGGCGGTGGGGGCCTTTGAACAGAGGACCCTGCCCGTGGAGCAGCCCGTCCCCTTCAGCCACGCCTTCCACGCGGGGGGGCTTGGCCTTTCTTGCCGCTACTGCCACGCCGCCGTGGAGCATGCCGCCTATGCAGGCCTTCCCCCCACGGAGACCTGCATGGCCTGCCACACCTTTATCAAGCCGGATAGCCCCAACCTGGCCCCTGTACGCCGGAGCTGGGAGACCGGGGAGCCCGTCCGCTGGAACCGGGTCATCAACCTCCCCGACTTCGTCTACTTCCACCACGGGGCGCACGTGGCCAAGGGGGTGGGGTGCGCGGAGTGCCACGGCCGGGTGGACCGGATGCCCGTGACCTACCAGCCCCAGGCCTTCACCATGAAGTTCTGCCTGGACTGCCACCGAAACCCCGAGGCCTACCTCCGCCCCAGGGAGCAGGTCTTCAACATGGCCTACCAGCCGGACCCAGAGCTGGGGAGGGAGCTCGTGGAGGCCTACGCCATCCGTTCGCCCGAGGCCCTCATCAGCTGCAACACCTGCCACCGCTAG